A portion of the Candidatus Eisenbacteria bacterium genome contains these proteins:
- a CDS encoding ice-binding family protein, producing the protein MHLRTSVFTALPLAMLLVAMAGCSDDDDNPVSPGDTVAPTVSSTNPANGATGVAVITASFSEAMNASTITTTTFTVTGPGATPVTGTVTYDGSTAIAKFTPTTALALDTDYAATITTGAKDVAGNSLASNHVWSFKTAATTGDQAAVDLGGAGAFAILAGSTVTSTGATVLTGDLGVSPGTAVTGFPPGTLTGVIHPGDVTSATAMTDLTTAYNDAAGRTLAPVTVAGNLGGLTLPPGLYKSTSSLSISSGDLTLDAQGDADAVFIFQMASTLTTTSGRAVILAGGAKASNVFWQVGSSATLGTTSAFKGTLMADQSITLNTGATLEGRALARIGAVTLAGNTVTVPAP; encoded by the coding sequence ATGCATCTCCGAACGAGTGTCTTTACCGCGTTACCGTTGGCAATGCTGCTGGTCGCAATGGCTGGATGTTCGGATGACGACGACAATCCCGTCAGCCCGGGCGACACAGTCGCACCCACAGTGAGTTCTACCAATCCTGCCAATGGTGCCACAGGCGTCGCCGTCATCACGGCCTCCTTCAGTGAAGCGATGAACGCCTCCACGATCACGACGACCACCTTCACCGTAACCGGACCTGGTGCGACACCCGTGACCGGTACCGTCACCTACGACGGGTCGACAGCAATAGCGAAATTTACTCCCACAACTGCCCTCGCCCTCGACACGGATTATGCGGCGACGATCACGACCGGGGCCAAGGATGTCGCCGGCAATTCACTGGCGAGTAATCATGTGTGGAGCTTCAAGACAGCGGCGACGACAGGCGATCAGGCGGCCGTGGATCTCGGCGGAGCTGGGGCGTTTGCCATCCTGGCTGGTTCGACGGTTACCAGCACGGGTGCCACCGTTCTAACGGGAGATCTGGGCGTGAGCCCGGGAACCGCGGTCACCGGCTTCCCGCCGGGAACTCTGACCGGTGTGATACACCCCGGTGATGTAACATCGGCGACGGCCATGACGGATCTCACGACGGCGTATAACGATGCCGCCGGAAGAACGCTGGCACCGGTGACCGTGGCCGGCAATCTCGGCGGGTTGACTCTTCCCCCGGGCCTGTATAAGTCCACGTCCTCGCTCTCGATCTCCTCGGGAGATCTCACGCTGGATGCTCAGGGCGACGCCGATGCGGTCTTCATCTTCCAGATGGCATCGACGCTCACCACGACATCCGGTCGGGCCGTGATCCTGGCCGGTGGGGCCAAGGCTTCCAACGTCTTCTGGCAGGTCGGGAGCTCGGCGACGCTGGGAACGACGTCCGCATTCAAGGGGACCCTCATGGCGGATCAGTCGATTACCCTGAACACCGGGGCGACGCTAGAGGGCAGGGCGCTGGCCCGGATCGGTGCGGTGACGCTCGCCGGCAATACCGTCACCGTACCCGCCCCGTAG
- a CDS encoding DUF2911 domain-containing protein, protein MIRTRTARAGLLATAALFLVSAPHLSIPARAQTELALPRVSPSATVTQTIGLTNLKVTYSRPGVKGRAIWGGLVPMNEVWRTGANEATTFETSDAITVAGQKLPAGSYSFFTIPANDEWTIVFSNAKGAWGSFDYSEKNDALRVKVKPGSAPHEEWMSFSFDNLTPTGGELALRWEKVRVAIPIQVDVTEKALANSRAAVAAMKADDWRTPFRAAQYFFNVDQNVPEATQWAEKSVSIQQNYFNMSLLADMQMKAGKTKEAIATAEKAVQIGKADKDKPDTRPTEKKVAEWKQKTM, encoded by the coding sequence ATGATTCGTACCCGCACGGCGCGCGCCGGGCTACTTGCTACGGCCGCGCTCTTCCTGGTCTCGGCCCCCCATCTCTCGATCCCGGCCCGCGCCCAGACCGAGCTCGCGCTGCCCCGCGTGAGCCCGTCGGCGACCGTCACGCAGACGATCGGGCTCACGAACCTCAAGGTCACGTACAGCCGTCCCGGCGTGAAGGGGCGCGCGATCTGGGGCGGGCTCGTCCCGATGAACGAGGTCTGGCGCACGGGGGCCAACGAGGCCACCACGTTCGAGACCTCGGACGCGATCACCGTGGCCGGGCAGAAGCTCCCGGCCGGGAGCTACAGCTTCTTCACGATCCCGGCGAACGACGAGTGGACGATCGTCTTCAGCAACGCGAAGGGCGCCTGGGGATCGTTCGACTACTCCGAGAAGAACGATGCGCTCCGGGTCAAGGTGAAGCCGGGGAGCGCGCCGCACGAGGAGTGGATGAGCTTCTCGTTCGACAACCTCACGCCGACGGGCGGGGAGCTCGCGCTCCGGTGGGAGAAGGTGCGCGTCGCGATTCCGATCCAGGTCGACGTGACCGAGAAGGCGCTCGCCAATTCCCGCGCCGCCGTGGCCGCGATGAAGGCGGACGACTGGCGCACGCCGTTCCGCGCGGCGCAGTACTTCTTCAACGTGGACCAGAACGTCCCGGAAGCCACCCAGTGGGCCGAGAAGTCGGTCTCGATCCAGCAGAACTACTTCAACATGAGCCTCCTCGCCGACATGCAGATGAAGGCCGGGAAGACGAAGGAAGCCATCGCCACCGCGGAGAAGGCCGTGCAGATCGGCAAGGCCGACAAGGACAAGCCCGACACGCGCCCGACCGAGAAGAAGGTCGCGGAGTGGAAGCAGAAGACGATGTGA
- a CDS encoding type 1 glutamine amidotransferase domain-containing protein — translation MARVAFIVANDFEDSEFREPYERLRRAGHEVTVIGSEAGTPIQGKKGKEKIVPDTSIDRVSPSDYDALVIPGGYSPDRLRMDRRMVDFTRGFFDEGKPVAAVCHAPWMLVEAGIARDRTVTSWPSIRTDLVNAGARWVDQEVVEDGPLITSRKPEDLPAFSAAILHRLDAMGPRRPDRSMDMPATNSLSERPAI, via the coding sequence ATGGCGAGAGTCGCGTTCATCGTGGCCAATGATTTCGAGGATTCGGAGTTCCGCGAGCCCTACGAGCGCCTGCGCCGCGCGGGACACGAGGTGACCGTGATCGGCTCGGAAGCCGGGACGCCGATCCAGGGCAAGAAGGGGAAGGAGAAGATCGTTCCCGACACGTCGATCGACCGCGTCTCGCCGAGCGATTACGACGCGCTCGTGATTCCGGGTGGCTACTCGCCGGACCGCCTTCGCATGGACCGGCGCATGGTGGATTTCACGAGAGGCTTCTTCGATGAGGGCAAGCCCGTGGCCGCGGTGTGCCACGCGCCGTGGATGCTCGTCGAAGCCGGCATCGCGCGGGACCGGACCGTGACGTCCTGGCCCTCCATCCGGACCGACCTCGTGAACGCGGGCGCCCGGTGGGTCGACCAGGAGGTCGTGGAGGACGGTCCGCTGATCACGTCGCGGAAGCCGGAGGACCTCCCCGCGTTCAGCGCGGCGATCCTGCACCGCCTGGATGCCATGGGTCCGCGGAGGCCCGACCGCTCCATGGACATGCCCGCGACCAACTCGTTGTCGGAGCGTCCCGCGATCTGA
- the purT gene encoding formate-dependent phosphoribosylglycinamide formyltransferase: MEDGMVRIGTPLTPGATKVMLLGAGELGREVVIAMERLGVEVIAVDRYANAPGHAVAHRAHVIDMTDARALRAIVEMERPAFVVPEIEAIATDELLRIEADGLATVIPTARATRLTMNREGIRRLAAEELGVPTSRYAFAESAAEVRAAGATLGYPCLVKPVMSSSGKGQSLVKAPEEVDAAWEVAMSAGRVRGGRVIVEERIEFDYEITLLTVRARDASGETRTSFCEPVGHVQVKGDYVESWQPQPMSPLAGERAREIARNITDSLGGRGIFGVELFVKGDQVWFSEVSPRPHDTGMVTLVTQAQNEFELHARAVLGLPVDPTLRSPGASAVIYGGMDAAGIAYEGVDEALLVPNTDLRLFGKPEAFPRRRMGVALAYGGDIDDARERAKRCASLVRPVRASSADSGSPDRTLESATPNG, translated from the coding sequence TTGGAGGATGGAATGGTGCGGATCGGAACGCCCCTGACGCCCGGCGCGACGAAGGTCATGTTGCTCGGCGCCGGGGAGCTCGGGAGAGAAGTCGTCATCGCGATGGAGCGGCTGGGCGTGGAGGTGATCGCGGTGGACCGGTACGCGAACGCTCCCGGGCATGCCGTCGCGCACCGCGCGCACGTCATCGACATGACCGACGCGCGAGCGCTTCGTGCGATCGTCGAGATGGAGCGTCCCGCCTTCGTCGTCCCCGAGATCGAGGCCATCGCCACCGACGAGCTCCTGCGCATCGAGGCGGACGGGCTCGCGACCGTGATCCCGACCGCGCGCGCCACGCGCCTCACCATGAACCGCGAGGGGATCCGGCGGCTCGCCGCGGAGGAGCTCGGCGTGCCCACTTCCAGGTACGCCTTCGCCGAGAGCGCGGCCGAGGTGCGCGCGGCGGGCGCGACGCTCGGCTACCCGTGCCTCGTGAAGCCCGTCATGTCCTCGTCCGGGAAGGGACAGTCGCTCGTGAAGGCGCCCGAGGAGGTGGACGCGGCCTGGGAGGTCGCGATGAGCGCGGGGCGCGTGCGCGGCGGCCGCGTCATCGTGGAGGAGAGAATCGAGTTCGATTACGAGATCACGCTCCTCACGGTTCGGGCGCGCGACGCGTCGGGCGAGACGAGGACCTCGTTTTGCGAGCCGGTCGGCCATGTCCAGGTGAAGGGCGACTACGTCGAGAGCTGGCAGCCCCAGCCCATGTCCCCGCTCGCGGGCGAGCGGGCTCGCGAGATCGCGCGGAACATCACGGACTCGCTCGGCGGGCGTGGGATCTTCGGCGTCGAGCTCTTCGTGAAGGGAGATCAGGTCTGGTTCAGCGAGGTGAGCCCGCGCCCGCACGACACGGGCATGGTGACCCTGGTCACCCAGGCCCAGAACGAGTTCGAGCTCCACGCGCGCGCGGTGCTCGGACTGCCGGTGGATCCCACGCTTCGGTCCCCGGGAGCGAGCGCCGTCATCTACGGCGGCATGGACGCGGCCGGGATCGCATACGAAGGGGTGGACGAAGCCCTCCTCGTGCCGAACACCGACTTGAGGCTGTTCGGGAAGCCGGAGGCGTTCCCCCGCCGGCGCATGGGAGTCGCGCTGGCCTACGGCGGCGACATCGATGACGCGAGGGAGCGGGCCAAGCGCTGCGCGTCCCTGGTGCGTCCCGTGCGGGCCTCGTCCGCGGACTCGGGATCTCCGGACCGCACCCTGGAGTCGGCCACTCCGAACGGCTGA
- a CDS encoding methyltransferase domain-containing protein, which produces MPLPSDDYPLGRSDRETRRLMLQHQIYGPLTRRVFESAGIGAGMRVLDLGSGAGDVALLVAEMVGPRGRVVGVDMNGRILETARARAAAAGWENVMFHEGDVRTLPLGTDFDAAVGRFLLMYLPDPAAMLRHLSTIVRRGGILAFHENDFSYPPATFPPTPLFESLREWLIPNVGSSHGAEFQMGTNLFRVFLEAGLPAPELRMEAPVGGGPDWPGYEYLAETARSLLPGLQGMTGVDPKQVDVDTLADRLRSEVVERNGIHMLPLMIGAWARTP; this is translated from the coding sequence GTGCCCCTTCCCTCGGACGACTACCCCCTCGGCCGTTCCGATCGCGAGACCCGGCGCCTCATGCTCCAGCACCAGATCTACGGTCCCCTGACCCGGCGCGTGTTCGAATCCGCGGGGATCGGGGCCGGCATGAGGGTGCTCGATCTCGGGAGTGGTGCCGGCGACGTGGCGCTCCTCGTCGCGGAGATGGTGGGACCGCGAGGACGCGTCGTCGGGGTCGACATGAATGGTCGCATCCTCGAGACCGCCCGTGCCCGCGCCGCGGCGGCCGGATGGGAGAACGTCATGTTTCATGAAGGCGACGTCCGCACCCTTCCGCTCGGAACCGATTTCGACGCGGCGGTCGGGCGGTTCCTCCTCATGTATCTCCCCGATCCCGCCGCGATGCTCCGCCACCTGAGCACGATCGTGCGCCGCGGCGGCATTCTGGCGTTCCACGAGAACGATTTCAGCTATCCTCCGGCCACCTTTCCGCCGACGCCTCTGTTCGAATCGCTCCGCGAGTGGCTCATCCCGAACGTTGGGTCGTCGCATGGAGCGGAGTTCCAGATGGGGACGAATCTCTTCCGGGTGTTTCTCGAGGCCGGTCTGCCGGCCCCCGAGCTTCGGATGGAGGCCCCGGTCGGCGGAGGTCCGGACTGGCCCGGATACGAGTACCTGGCCGAGACCGCGCGAAGCCTCCTCCCCGGCCTCCAGGGCATGACGGGAGTGGATCCGAAGCAGGTGGACGTGGACACGCTCGCCGACCGACTGCGGTCCGAGGTCGTGGAGCGAAACGGAATTCACATGCTGCCGCTCATGATCGGCGCGTGGGCGCGAACACCCTGA
- a CDS encoding kelch repeat-containing protein — translation MSRLPSVSSPALSVQFQIVAFLLLCASLCTYAPASASPATADGHWTSLPFPPPSARVQHSAIYDPVRNRMVVFGGLIGATNANDVWELTLGPTREWKRLKPTGTAPAARRGHVAIYDPVGDRMIVQGGTAASSLSDTWALSLSGATPVWTQLMPSGTPPSARFGHTGIHDSARNRLVIHGGQSGIVFRNDVWALTLSGSPAWTQITPTGGPPATRSRHTAVYDTVRDRMVVFGGTNGIDSWNDTWALPFAGTPAWSELLPSGTPPTPRFGHEAIYDAPRDRMVVHGGEEGGEQPSGAVFTLGFASPQWSAGAPSGTAPLLYDHSAIFDTAGDRMVFFAGSEELPTKTLACLSLAGGMSWVDLAPIGVPPFGRSDHAAAYDTPRDRMIVFGGSAGGVLQDVWSLQMVGLVWTKLNPSGQAPSARTGHLMIHDPPRDRMLVFGGADADGDLFDDVWALNLAGPSWTQINPAGGTDPPPRSWTAGVYDPTGDRLVLFGGYAGNALGDVWQLTLSGTPAWSLITPTGGPPASRWLHCAARIPGTNEMLVIAGTDSTLYDDVWKLNLNGSPAWTQLSPGGLTPPARFHAAAIYDPVRSRVVMYGGSDLTTPKTDTWALSVSGSPTWSQLAPTGFLPVGRFGHSAIYDPVRDRVIVYGGVTSTPTDETLELAFGTPTGVEASETARAGIRLRAAYPNPFHAEAVIAFDLARAAVGVVSVYDVHGRRIRELQQGLLPAGAHRVRWEGKNDAGSPVASGSYFYRLEAEGIRLTRKLILSR, via the coding sequence ATGAGTAGACTCCCCAGCGTTTCGAGCCCCGCCCTGAGCGTCCAGTTCCAGATCGTCGCCTTCTTGCTGCTTTGCGCGTCCCTGTGCACGTACGCGCCGGCATCCGCGTCCCCGGCCACCGCCGATGGACACTGGACCAGCCTCCCGTTCCCACCGCCGAGCGCGCGCGTCCAGCACAGCGCGATCTACGACCCGGTACGGAACCGGATGGTGGTCTTCGGAGGGCTCATCGGCGCCACGAACGCGAACGACGTGTGGGAGCTCACGCTGGGACCGACTCGGGAGTGGAAGAGGCTCAAGCCGACGGGCACGGCTCCCGCGGCGCGACGGGGTCACGTCGCGATCTACGACCCGGTGGGCGATCGCATGATCGTTCAAGGCGGAACGGCTGCCTCGTCCCTGTCCGACACATGGGCTCTCTCACTCTCGGGAGCCACGCCGGTCTGGACGCAGCTCATGCCCTCCGGAACGCCGCCGTCGGCTCGATTCGGCCACACCGGAATCCACGACTCGGCACGGAACCGTCTCGTCATCCACGGAGGTCAGAGCGGCATCGTCTTCCGGAACGACGTCTGGGCGCTCACCCTGAGCGGCTCGCCCGCGTGGACGCAGATCACGCCCACCGGAGGCCCACCCGCGACGCGATCGCGTCACACGGCCGTCTACGACACCGTGCGGGACCGCATGGTCGTGTTCGGTGGAACGAACGGGATCGACTCGTGGAACGACACGTGGGCGCTCCCCTTCGCGGGCACCCCCGCCTGGTCCGAGCTCCTGCCGTCGGGCACGCCCCCGACGCCGCGATTCGGCCACGAGGCGATCTATGACGCCCCGAGGGATCGCATGGTGGTGCACGGCGGGGAGGAGGGAGGCGAGCAACCGAGCGGCGCGGTCTTCACGCTCGGCTTCGCGAGTCCGCAGTGGAGCGCCGGCGCGCCTTCGGGAACGGCACCCTTGCTCTACGATCATTCGGCCATTTTCGACACGGCAGGGGACCGCATGGTCTTCTTCGCGGGCAGCGAGGAGCTTCCGACGAAGACGCTTGCCTGCCTCTCCCTCGCGGGCGGGATGTCCTGGGTGGACCTCGCGCCCATCGGGGTGCCTCCCTTCGGGCGCTCGGATCACGCGGCCGCGTACGACACCCCTCGCGACCGGATGATCGTGTTCGGTGGATCGGCGGGCGGCGTGCTCCAGGACGTGTGGTCGCTCCAGATGGTCGGACTCGTGTGGACCAAGCTCAATCCCAGCGGGCAGGCGCCTTCCGCGCGGACCGGCCACCTGATGATTCACGATCCACCGCGCGATCGCATGCTCGTCTTCGGCGGCGCCGATGCCGACGGCGATCTCTTCGACGATGTCTGGGCCCTGAACCTGGCGGGGCCGAGCTGGACCCAGATCAATCCGGCCGGAGGAACGGATCCGCCGCCGCGCAGCTGGACGGCGGGCGTGTACGACCCGACCGGCGACCGCCTCGTTCTCTTTGGAGGCTACGCCGGTAACGCACTTGGAGACGTCTGGCAGCTCACGCTCTCCGGGACGCCGGCGTGGAGCCTGATCACGCCCACGGGGGGACCGCCCGCGTCGCGCTGGCTTCACTGCGCGGCGCGCATCCCGGGAACGAACGAGATGCTCGTGATCGCAGGGACGGACAGCACGCTCTACGACGACGTGTGGAAGCTCAACCTGAACGGATCACCCGCATGGACCCAGCTCTCACCGGGGGGGCTCACGCCGCCGGCCCGCTTCCACGCGGCCGCGATCTACGATCCGGTTCGCTCACGCGTCGTGATGTACGGCGGTTCCGATCTGACCACGCCGAAAACCGATACATGGGCGCTCAGCGTCTCCGGGTCGCCGACCTGGTCCCAGCTCGCGCCGACCGGCTTTCTCCCGGTCGGACGTTTCGGTCACTCCGCCATCTACGATCCCGTGCGGGATCGCGTGATCGTCTACGGCGGCGTCACGAGCACCCCGACGGACGAGACGCTCGAGCTCGCGTTCGGAACCCCGACGGGCGTTGAGGCGTCCGAAACCGCCCGCGCGGGGATCCGGCTCCGGGCCGCGTATCCCAATCCGTTCCACGCGGAAGCGGTCATCGCGTTCGACCTCGCGCGGGCGGCCGTGGGGGTCGTGTCCGTGTACGACGTGCACGGACGCAGGATCCGTGAGCTCCAGCAGGGCCTTCTCCCCGCAGGAGCTCATCGTGTTCGCTGGGAAGGGAAGAACGATGCGGGTAGTCCGGTGGCGTCGGGCTCCTACTTCTACCGGCTCGAGGCGGAGGGAATCCGGCTCACGCGGAAGCTCATCCTGAGCCGCTAG
- a CDS encoding VOC family protein, whose protein sequence is MAKAKAVPEGYTTVTPSLIQRDCNKAIEFYKRALGAVEVMRMPGPDGKIMHAEIRIGNAVVMMNDEMMGMKSAESLGSSPVTFYIYVEDCDQAYQKAIAAGGKEVMPPADMFWGDRMSQFTDPFGYRWSISTHVKDMTPEEMKKGQEEWMKQMAGAH, encoded by the coding sequence ATGGCGAAGGCAAAGGCAGTTCCCGAGGGCTACACGACGGTGACGCCGTCCCTCATCCAGCGCGACTGCAACAAGGCGATCGAGTTCTACAAGCGGGCGCTCGGAGCGGTGGAGGTCATGCGCATGCCCGGGCCGGACGGGAAGATCATGCACGCGGAGATCCGGATCGGAAACGCGGTCGTCATGATGAACGACGAGATGATGGGGATGAAGTCGGCCGAGTCTCTCGGAAGCTCACCGGTCACGTTCTACATCTATGTCGAGGACTGCGACCAGGCCTACCAGAAGGCGATCGCGGCGGGCGGCAAGGAGGTCATGCCCCCGGCGGACATGTTCTGGGGCGACCGCATGAGCCAGTTCACGGACCCGTTCGGATATCGCTGGAGCATCTCCACGCATGTCAAGGACATGACTCCGGAGGAAATGAAGAAGGGGCAGGAGGAGTGGATGAAGCAGATGGCGGGAGCCCACTAG
- a CDS encoding carboxypeptidase-like regulatory domain-containing protein has product MNEQRVGREARRMAAEDCSVVFKLIERSGWVVLALITLLVVSGCGGDNGVKPQPQPQDQGTPTAAGGLVIHASASGADTDSGMFSTGFEATVTDTTGAAVSGATVTMSDDGGSVPLTEVPGTPGTYRASRSGLPSGMLTLDVTAGTAQLLGATVPVPDLHVITSHGPNDVIQASHPIHLTWSRAAAATEATIETKNYQGAPEVDDGTKTIPTPGNPARNDQAIRVTRANRVPLAGAAPGSTLQASVRTSVEPIVAQ; this is encoded by the coding sequence ATGAACGAGCAACGGGTAGGTCGCGAGGCGCGCCGCATGGCGGCCGAGGATTGCAGTGTCGTGTTCAAGCTGATCGAGCGCTCCGGATGGGTCGTGCTGGCGCTGATCACGCTCCTCGTGGTCTCGGGTTGCGGCGGCGACAACGGCGTGAAGCCCCAGCCTCAGCCTCAGGATCAGGGAACCCCGACCGCGGCGGGGGGCCTCGTGATCCATGCCTCGGCGAGCGGCGCCGACACGGACTCCGGAATGTTCTCCACGGGATTCGAGGCGACCGTGACCGACACGACCGGCGCGGCGGTTTCGGGCGCGACCGTCACGATGTCGGACGACGGAGGGAGCGTCCCGCTGACCGAAGTGCCGGGGACGCCGGGCACGTACCGGGCCTCGAGATCCGGACTTCCCTCGGGCATGCTGACTCTGGACGTGACGGCGGGTACGGCGCAGCTCCTCGGCGCGACGGTCCCTGTGCCGGATCTGCACGTGATCACCTCCCATGGCCCGAACGACGTGATCCAGGCGAGCCACCCGATCCATCTCACGTGGTCTCGTGCCGCAGCCGCGACGGAGGCCACGATCGAGACGAAGAACTACCAGGGAGCCCCCGAAGTGGATGACGGCACCAAGACGATCCCGACTCCGGGGAATCCAGCCCGCAACGACCAGGCGATCCGTGTGACCCGCGCGAATCGGGTTCCGCTCGCCGGCGCGGCTCCGGGCTCGACGCTCCAGGCCTCCGTCCGGACCTCCGTGGAGCCGATCGTGGCTCAGTAG